In Pseudoalteromonas shioyasakiensis, one DNA window encodes the following:
- a CDS encoding LacI family DNA-binding transcriptional regulator, translating into MKKSTGKVTIWDVAEQAQVSKSTVSLVLTNSDKVSKKSKEKVLAAIDKLGYVYNRDAAALRSKRSNLVALVINDLTNPYSAQLAVGLEKHIFELGMLPMLVNIAECVERQTQVVKTLKEYNVSAFIMCPAPGTQQQWQDDLINSGFPVINIMREIPFSAAPCILPDNKKGTHISTSHILSQGIEEVAFLGGTAEISDYHERLSGFLAALEQFNITDEKPVIQAPTNRQGGREAFNTLIKQAPNTKAIVCFNDVIAYGAIEAMRQHGLEPGKDIKVIGFDDLEDSRLMLPSLSTIAINADEIGKRTCQVLKELLDKSTPPVRTLVDVNLKIRDSSQ; encoded by the coding sequence ATGAAAAAATCGACAGGCAAAGTCACAATTTGGGATGTTGCTGAACAAGCACAAGTTTCAAAATCAACGGTGTCTTTGGTCCTTACCAACAGTGATAAGGTCAGTAAAAAAAGTAAAGAAAAAGTACTGGCTGCCATTGATAAGCTTGGCTATGTGTATAACCGTGATGCTGCAGCACTACGCAGTAAGCGCTCAAACCTAGTCGCGTTGGTTATAAATGACTTAACCAACCCGTATTCAGCTCAACTTGCTGTTGGTCTCGAAAAACACATTTTTGAGCTTGGCATGTTGCCAATGCTGGTGAATATTGCAGAATGTGTCGAAAGGCAAACTCAAGTGGTGAAAACCTTAAAAGAATACAACGTATCGGCGTTTATTATGTGTCCTGCACCGGGCACACAGCAGCAATGGCAAGATGATTTAATAAATAGTGGTTTTCCGGTTATTAATATCATGCGTGAAATTCCATTTTCAGCAGCACCGTGTATTTTGCCTGATAACAAAAAAGGCACACATATTTCGACCAGCCATATTTTATCGCAAGGCATAGAAGAGGTAGCCTTTTTAGGCGGCACGGCAGAAATATCTGATTACCATGAGCGTTTAAGTGGTTTTTTGGCTGCGCTTGAGCAATTTAATATCACTGACGAAAAACCTGTTATTCAAGCGCCGACAAACCGCCAAGGTGGCCGAGAAGCCTTTAATACCCTTATAAAACAAGCGCCAAATACCAAAGCCATTGTCTGTTTTAATGATGTAATTGCTTACGGCGCGATTGAAGCTATGCGCCAACACGGCCTAGAGCCGGGTAAAGACATCAAAGTTATTGGTTTTGACGACCTAGAAGATTCGCGCTTAATGTTGCCTTCTCTTTCAACCATCGCCATTAATGCCGATGAAATAGGTAAACGCACCTGTCAGGTGCTAAAAGAACTATTAGATAAATCAACACCGCCAGTTCGCACCTTGGTGGATGTTAACTTAAAAATACGAGATTCAAGTCAATGA
- a CDS encoding glycosyltransferase — protein sequence MKKVLVIGYVWPEPNSSAAGTHMMSLLRAFRAENWQVEFASPAQKTEHMVDLSEDGITTQVIALNCSSFDEYVQAYNPDIVMFDRFMMEEQFGWRVDKYCPNALKVLDTEDLQCLRNARHDAHKAGRVFSHSDLHSDIAKREIAAILRSDISLIISHYEMQLLNDVFKVDKALLHHLPFLVDLQYIPSSTKAFSERKHFMTIGNFRHAPNWDAVLYLQQIWPLIRKQLPDAELHIYGSYPPPKATALNNPKTGFLIKGWADDAYQVMEDARVCLSPLRFGAGIKGKLLEAMIMQTPSVTTPIGSEGMHQDEPWSGAICEDAQLFADAAVALYQDEALFTQAQQNGQQLLQKYYDKSKLQSQLIAKINAISESLAQHRQQNFTGQMLKHHTMRSTQYMAQWIEAKNK from the coding sequence ATGAAAAAAGTGTTAGTGATCGGTTATGTATGGCCTGAGCCTAATTCGTCGGCAGCCGGCACCCACATGATGTCACTCCTGCGTGCCTTTCGCGCAGAAAACTGGCAAGTCGAATTTGCAAGCCCCGCGCAAAAAACCGAACACATGGTGGATCTCAGCGAAGATGGCATTACCACACAGGTCATTGCTTTAAACTGCTCAAGTTTTGATGAGTACGTGCAAGCGTATAACCCTGATATTGTGATGTTTGACCGCTTTATGATGGAAGAGCAGTTCGGTTGGCGAGTCGACAAATACTGCCCTAACGCACTTAAAGTTCTCGATACAGAAGATTTACAGTGCCTAAGAAATGCCCGTCACGACGCGCATAAAGCAGGCCGAGTATTCAGCCATAGCGATTTACACAGCGATATTGCAAAACGAGAAATCGCCGCAATTTTACGCTCAGACATCAGCTTAATTATCTCGCACTACGAGATGCAGCTACTCAATGACGTTTTCAAAGTCGATAAGGCCCTACTTCACCACCTACCATTTTTGGTTGATTTACAGTATATCCCCAGCAGCACCAAAGCATTTTCAGAGCGTAAACATTTTATGACCATTGGCAATTTTCGTCATGCGCCAAACTGGGATGCTGTGTTGTACTTACAACAGATTTGGCCGCTGATCCGCAAACAATTACCCGATGCCGAACTCCACATTTATGGCTCTTACCCGCCACCAAAGGCAACAGCACTTAACAATCCAAAAACCGGCTTCTTAATCAAAGGCTGGGCAGATGATGCTTATCAAGTGATGGAAGATGCCCGAGTATGTTTATCGCCACTGCGTTTTGGGGCTGGTATTAAGGGTAAGTTACTCGAAGCGATGATCATGCAAACGCCGAGCGTAACAACTCCTATTGGCAGTGAAGGCATGCATCAAGATGAGCCTTGGTCAGGCGCAATCTGTGAAGATGCACAGCTATTTGCAGATGCAGCAGTGGCACTTTATCAAGATGAAGCGTTATTTACTCAGGCACAGCAAAATGGCCAGCAGTTATTGCAAAAATATTATGATAAATCAAAACTTCAGTCGCAGTTAATCGCTAAAATCAACGCCATTAGTGAGTCATTAGCGCAGCATAGACAGCAAAATTTTACCGGCCAAATGCTCAAGCACCACACCATGCGTTCGACCCAATACATGGCGCAGTGGATTGAAGCAAAAAATAAGTAA